Genomic DNA from Porites lutea chromosome 4, jaPorLute2.1, whole genome shotgun sequence:
AGACGCAAGTTTTTCCATCACACATAGAGAAACTCAAAATCGTTCTGTAGTGATTAAAAATTAGCTCATATCATATGATAATTGGAAAATAAACGACAACTTGAATGACTAATCGGCCCACCTAGACTTACGGGAGACGTATGGGAGTTTTAATTTGAGGACCTCATAAACTACCTCATGTAACATCTCCCTCTAATTAATCGAGTTAATTTAGATTCATTTAGAAACTTTCTTGTCTTTAGGACATTTACTGAAACTCGGTCTTTCTTCTACAAGTTGACCTATTCCTCCGATTGAAAACTAAAACTCACTAATGACTAAGGTTACTGTCAAAGTTTATAATTCACATACATTTTAAACGTTGTCAGTGAATCTTGAGGGGCGAACGCTGCCACTTCTCGTTAGGAGAGTCTGAGGAGGATGcaacttcctttttttcaccAGGATTCTTGGTTAGCATCCACTGGCTTTGTCAAAGGTGAGTTCTGGTTGGTGGTACTGCCATCAGCGATGATAGGAGTTACCTTTGGCTGGAATCTTGGCGGATGAACTTTCGATTACGCCTTTAAGGGTCTCCGTTCAGATACCAACGTGGTCCGTCTTCAGTTCTGTCTTCTCCTGCACACGATCCTTTCTCCCATGGATTCTTGGGGGTTTACTGGCTGCAGACGAATTGGTTTCCCAATTTGCAGCCCTGTCAATGGTCTGTCGGTCTTGTAGTAATTAAGTTTGGCCCGCTGTCTCTTACATTTAATGTCGTCATAGACTACTTatcacatacatacatacatacataaatacatacatgcatacacttcatacatacatacataaagcTTTATTTTGTCTCGAATTACAGAGTAGCCAAAAATAGGCTAGTATCTCcgagaaagaaataaaatcctaaaatgaaataaactatGGTATACACTAACTGGAGAAAATATTTAACTCTTAatacaattaattaattaattaattaatctgTATCGCCGAATTGCTAAAATAAAGTCATGCAAAGACGGAAGGGTTCTCAGTTTGTCAAGCAACGCGTTCCAGAACTTAGCAGTATAACTAAAAGAATTTAAGCCATAAAAAGTAGTAACAGGTTTAGGAAGACTAAGGGTATCAGTACTTCTCATCGAATAATCAACAGATCTCAGAGAAAGCAATTCTTTGAGATACTGCGGATACTGTTCAAGATGAAGACATTTGAAGATAATTATAAGCATGTTCTGTATCCGCTTGTTACTGAGGGAATAATGTCCAATACGTTGCAATAGGTCACCGTATGATGAGACTTTGTCATTTAAGATGACCCGAAGAACGCGTTTGTTCAACATTTCTATCTTATCCTTATTTCGACAGTCACAAAAATGCCATACGGTAGAACAATACAGGAAGTGTGGTAATATAAATGCTTTGTAGAGGCGTAACAATACAGTGGCAGGTATAAGCTTGCGAAATCTGCTTATGACATTGAATTGGTTAGTTATCTTTTTACATATGTTAGAGACGTGTTCATCAAAACAGAGTCTGTCATCCACAGTTATTCCCGGGTTATTCCAAACAATTCAATTGATTTTTGTACCGGAAAGGAAAACACATGATCCGTGTTTCCTATAATCATGGCTTGGTGTTTGGTGGGATTGACCAACATACCGTTGCTTCTGTACCATTCGTTTGCAATGTTGAGCTGATGCAGAGGTTCTCCACCAGAACCATTGATGACGCATAAGTTTCCAAATACCCCATGGTCAAAAATTGCCCAAGATCTCTTCACCTATGGAGATGAGACCTTACTCGTGActattgattattattaattacaGTGATTACTTCGTACCAGATCTTTTGCAAGTTGCAGATCAAGGCAACCAAGTCACACTTTACCATATagtctgcgtagcaagcgtttccaatcgagttattgcgcgaaagttagagcgggaaCAAAAAAAAGGGTGGAATTTTGCTCTCGTGCCAACTTTTTTAGACGAACTcacgcggaaacgcttgctacgcaggctatttacCATACAGATAATGGCCTCCAATATTCAACACACACGAAGAAACTCAGCACACCATCGGTTCGCCTTCAAACAATCGGAGCAATAACAATCAGAATCAACCGTTAAGATCGGTAGAAATTCATTACAGACTGTACAGTTTTGGGACTTGTTCCTTAATCTGACATGCACAGCACATCACGTGCCCGACGTACCCAGTCCTAGGCGACTAGAATGGACTCTAAAAATCATTTGTGGCCTCATTAAAATGGGAACAATGACCGCCACTTCACTTGTCTACCTTCTTGTGCTGTGCTGTTGCCTCTCAGTCTTTGTTCTTCCTATACCTCTTCAAATGCAAGTGAGGACCACCTCCGTTGCGACTGGCCATCCACTGTCTTAACAGTGTCCATTAGAGTCTGCCGTGTGGGGTCTAAAAGTGTACATTGCTCAAGTTCATCAGCCGAAGGGTTCTCACTCTGATAAGCGCATTTAATCAACTTGATTGATGCTAGCAGTTTCTTTATACAGCTACTCTTCTTGCTTGAGTTGGAAGATTTGGTATTCCAGACTGTCCTCTTACTGAGTGCGGTCAGCCTGGAGATAACGGCTCTGTTAAGCATGTCTTCTATGTACATTAATGAAGCAGGAAGATACTTCACTCACATGCAGATTGCAAACGAAGtagaagtaaaatttaaaagtaaaatttggGTGCTGAATGGATAGACATTTGAAAAATGGGAACCAATGGCTTATGGTCTGTTTCCacatttaaaaattctcttCTGTACAGGTACTGATTAAAGCGATCCTAGGCCAACACAGTCGACAAACTTTACTATTCTATTTTGAGCATGCAGACGTTCTACAAGGATATAAATGCAACAAGCTGTCCATTTTGGAGCAAAGTCCCTCCTAAACCGGACTCTAAGACGTCACTTTGCCAATAGTGGGATAGAGGGCTCACTGGCTAGATCATTTCAACGGGGGTGCAGAGCTGATCCTACTTTTGATTGCTTTAAAAGCTTCTTCCTATGAGATCCCCCAAGTAATATAAACATACAATTTTTCTCAGTTTAATTACGTAGTAGTTAAGACGTCTGCGAGCTTTGGTATGAACCTGGACAAATAGTCAAACCATCCCCGAATAAGTTGGACTGCCTTCCTGCTATGTTCTTGTCGAGGCATGCTGACCTAAACAGTTAACATTTTCTACACTTTGGAAACTTTAGGGAGAATGGGTACAAACATTAGTTATGATTGGCCGATAGTATTCAAGGTAACCATAAACCAATCATAAGCAACACGTCCACCCAATCGACCCCAGAAGTAGTTGCACCGAAAGATAGTATCCAATCCACTTATAGTTGCTACAATGGCATATTTTAAGCCagttctcttttttaatttttatattttggaACATTTATTGTGAAATCCCAAATATAATTTAAATTTGCAGCGTCCAGTCTTTCAGTAATCATAACATTTTAGCAAAGCCTTTTAGCATAAATGATTAGTATAAGGTCGCTACTGTGTTATAGGAAGGAAAGCTGGACAAACAGTAGTCAAATGTCCAGATGTCTTTTGTGCACGCTCATGTCAGAAGAAACGCTTGACCAGTTTCAATGTAGCCTGCGACAGACAGCCTAAATCCCAGGTCCTGAATCTCAAGTATGATCTATTGTAGGTCTCATGGAGTTACAATTCCGGCTGCAATGCAAGCCAGTCAAGCTGCAGGCCTTTTCATTCCTGAAACTTATAAATAACCAGTGAGAGAGAATGGGCTAGCAAAACCGCGCGAAACTAGTGCTTaatattttggatttccttGAAAATCCTTTGCTGAGTAAGATATTGGAAGTGACATAGATTATTCAAAATGTTAGAATCCCCTAACGCGTTTTAATTTACAGTGATTTTAAGGTTTTGTTGCTTATCTTATGAACGTTTACGCATTGTGAATATTTTATGGTACAGCTGTTCACCGTTGCTTTGTGGAAGCATAATCTTTTTGTTAATTACAATCACAATTCAACCAACGCGTAAAAGCAAAAGGGagttttttctaaaatcttgcAAGTAATGTTTCAAATTGAAAGCGCGGTCGAACGAATAACCATTTTTGAAatctaagtttaaaaaataattaataaaaacaattttgtgTTAACCGGCATGCTTGTTCAGGGATAAAGTATAGCGTTAAATTTAAcataaaattgaataaaaatagTAGCAAGCAATTCTCAAACGCTAAATCATTTACATGCACACCAGTTCAAATGATCCGTCAAGGAagaaaattactcaattttcaTTTATAAAGTGGAAAACCGGGATAAATTTAAAGTAGTCACTCGGGCAACCAAAGACGAGatgattaaaaaatatatgaatattGTTCCCTGCTGGCTTTCATGTGTTAACAACATTTTAAAGATGTAAAGATTAAACTCAAAAGCAAGATTAAACTCAAAGTCGCCCCCTAAACAATGAATTCTGCTCGTGATATTGcgtatttattttttcctaaCATTTTTGTTCAGTTATATCATTGTAGTTCTGcattgttaaaattttttataacaAAGACTGGACAAATGTAAAAGATGCGCTTTTCCCAGTGAGACAAAAGAACTAGGATTTAAGTCTGCGAACACCTTTGAAACGGACTCTTTGCTCATTGAATAAAATAACCGCCAGCTAAGCGCAATCTACAGCTACAAAGCCATCTACAATTTACTACCTTGGTCGCATAGATAGTGTGGTTTAAGAACATTCTAGCCCAGGGTATAGATAATCTCTCACTAACCATGATGTCTTAATACTGAGCAGTAAACAGttaaattgaaaatgaatgaaCTTTGAGAGTAAAGACTTTTTTATTATCAtgatttttatacttttttgcAAATACCTTATTTCACTTTGTATTAAAAAATCAGTTTACGAATATCGCATGCAGGTGTCGAGCGTAGAGAAATGTTTATCACTTTTTCAAGCAATTGCtatcaaaaaattgttatttcaaTACCATATTACAAGTTAATGGCTTCTTctattttgataaaaagaaaaagaaaacatgcgGTACCTAACTGTAAAAGCCTTCGCACAagataaatgataaatattcGCGAAATGGCAACGCTATGAACTAGATATATCTCGCAGTTTGCTGCTTAATACATGGATATATTCTAATGTTGTGTCGGCTAAAATAGATAATTGTCAATGTTTGTCAAAATTCAGCGGCAATTGGGCTGAAAAACTAATGTGATAAAGCAAtttctgagcgattttctttgGGTATTAAACTAATGATATGGGTAATGTACGACATTCACACCACCGTGAATTGGatgaaaaaattcttttgatgGTTTTTAGTTATAAAGGACGAATAAATAAGTTTAAGTCTATGAAGCTGGTTTACTTGTTTTCCTTCATTTCAGTGCGTTGCTCCGAATTCTCGGTTCTTTGTATATTACATACTACTCATAGGTGTGTTGGAGTGAATCCAGCCAACAGTTCCCTGTATTCGTCCGCATGTTTTAGTTTCGAACAGCAACTTTCCCTGGCAAGCTGCAATGATCTCGGTAAACAAAACGAAGTTCACAGTTCACAAGACAAAACGTTGAGGAGTTTCTCTGGGGTGTCAATAAGATGTGCGGGGCAGATAGGGTTTTGAACTTCTAGAAACGTGGCAAACTCAGAAAACGATTCTAAGACATCCCACTCTACCGTTAAATTCAAGTAACGTGTTGCCGCATGATGGGTTAAGGTGCCAAAAAGTGTTGATCGATTAGGATGGCCGTCTTGAGTTACATCACAACCGCCACCATTATTTaagatttcagtttttattCGAGATTGAGCACTCTTTTCCTGTCGTGTTTTGTTCTTCAtttccttgtctttttttctaCGAACTTTTAGATTCACCTTGCCTGTTTTATGAAGATCTTTTTGAGCGACAGTCGGCTTCATTTCTGCCTGTAGACCCGCTTGATCGCAGGTTTGCGCCCCGCTTTCTGTCGTCGCCGCCGAAGGAAAGTCGATGTGATGAAGTCTCGTAGTGTTTCCAAACTGTAATGCCATATTAGAAATACAACTTAAAATATGCCATTCGATTGAAATCCTGGTTTATCACCTAAAAGCTTTAAGTCCCCAATTCTCTTCGGCTTAAATCTTGTCCGTTCCAGTATCACTTTCAGGCCCACTTTTTTGCAACCAACCTGAAGTTTTATGGATCTGTGAATTTTTGACCACTTTAACTTATAAACAACCAGATAAGAATATCAACACTTTAAACAGGAGATTccgaagaaataagccttcttGAACGGGCTGTTGACTTTCCACTGTCTCTCTCGCTAGACCGAAGGAGATTTTAGGTCGTAAATTATTGCGACGAAGTATTGTACAAATCTGCTAGCGGAAATTAAAGCACGTTTTTATCGTTTTCTTCCATGAGAAAAAGTAACCGCGAAACATATGGTACCTGTTTGAATCACAACAACGAAAGTCGATTCAAGTCATTAAAGCAACATCTGCCGAATAGAATCCGACGATTGGTTGACCATCTCTTTTGTTTGGATTCCACTTGCGATGGGCATTGTGTTTTTCTTATGTTGCTCGCAGAGTATCATTGACAAATTAGCTTTTTAAAGACTAAGTAAATGGTGATTGAGCTCGAGCTTGGTAATTTATGCTAGCTAGCTCGGCTGCGATTCTCGGTATAAGGTCTTTACGACTTGCGGTTGCAGACGGAGGTTAGATTACCCACGTTTTCGCATTTGAAATTATAtactgttgtttgtttttctgattGTCTCTCATTTATAATTCACACAAATTAACCATCAAGTAGAAAAAAACCTCAATTCATTTTAGAAAAGCGTAAATGGAAACAGAACCAAAGGTGTTGGTTTGCAATTTTATGCAACAATCGCCACTGACAATAAATGGAAAACATCTACAATGCAAACAAAAGTGTACTAGCATCTGCCCAAAGTACAAAAAGCAGAATTTTATTCAAATGTTTCTGCCgaaaaaaacttttgttttcacttgAGAAACTTCCTCCTCAATACAGAACTGGTCTTTGTACATTTTCACCTGCctgcaaatttgaattttttttttgttatcgcGACGGCTTTCTGTGAATAAATTCGCCGCAATACCGTTTAACTTACATGACCCACGAATAAGCAAGAATGTAAATTTTCTTTGGCACATTTATGATCCCACCAAGATTTATTCTTCTCAAAAATAATGGACAAGTCGAAAGGTTTTATAATCGTTCtcataaaaaaataagctgcacAAAGCTcttatttttacaacttttacAAGGATTTCCCTTGTATAGAAATCAAACATCACAAAGCTGTCGTTGAATTTGTTTCCCAAGATAAACTTTAATTTCAGCTGTTAAATATATTATTCTTAACGGATAATGCAGCGAATTAAGTGTATTTTTCTAGGGGAGAGTGGCTGAAATAGGGCTCTTTAATTATACTGGATAACGCTCCTAACTGTTTTTGGCACTTCAGTTTTCCTGTagaaaaatatatctacgtgctgttcaataccaaaaaaaaaaatatctactTTCATACTAACAACACTCGTAAAGCGCCTTCGATGATCTTTAATATTATAACATTCAGCatgaataattataacaaaCTAATTTGTGATTGTCATTAATGTgcaattacaattttttctgTTACTTCGAATTAATTGTTCTGCTGTGCCTGTTTCGTCTTTGTCTCTACGCTTTCCGTATAATAGAGTAACAGGTCTTAGAAAATATACAAGGATCTAGCAAAGTTGAGAATTGTTGTAGTTGTGATCAGATGACACCATCCTTCAAAGGTTATAATTCTTTAAGAATTCTCAGTGCGCAAGCTTGTTGTGCTGTTACACAGAATTAATTTTTCGCTaaccaagataaaaaaaaaacgcatttcGACATAACTATAAGAGAGTTCGATGTTCATAAGCTTATTAAGGAAAGGGCAATTAGTCACCTGATACAAAATGTATCCCAATTATATCATCTGCATTCTTGTAACTGATATCGGTTTTCAGGGACAGGGGCGACATATGCGATACCTAGCCTGCGAGTGAGAATCTCACGCACCCGTCAATACTTTATCAATGTCTAAATTGAGTGACATGCTGCACCGTTCAAGAATTCCTCGTTCAGAATCATGATCTCCTGATGATCTAAGCCAATCTAGCGGATGGAATATTGTTGAGTTAACCTATCACATTCctgctgtaaacgttatcaaACCTCATCTTTGGAATGAAATGAAACGACCAATTTTGGTTTTGGCGTCTCGTCCCGTTAAAAGAATATGTTTTTCTATTCACAGCTTACTTCGATTCATAAATTTTAAACACAacggaaaattaaagaaagtgtaTTTCTTGTACTTCCAATCAAATGACGACCAGCAAATATGGCCTATTACTGGAAGAGAGAATTAAGGTACATTTTTGTGAAATAAATATTACTAAACTCCAAATTACTCTATTTTAGTTTCTAGAGGCCACAAAATCTTTGTGATCTTTCAAATAGTTTAAGTTCTACTTCTTATAGGGTCCTCGTGAAGTTTAATTCTACTCCCTCAATTTCCGGTACCTACACTAAACtgatagcttttcgtgccgacaTGAAAAGCCATCTGCTATAGTATGAACGGCAACGGCACAGAACTGGAACGTATCTTTCACACAAATCGACCATCGTCCCGGAGTTGTAGCGTGTCGAGAGGGTTTGGTGCACTAAATCCTAGCTTTTACTGATTTACTTCTGCCGCAATTCACAAATCTGTTCACGTTGCAACGAAGAGTGGcagaaacctatccgatatgtgacgatCCACTTTCAAAATCGGCGCGGTATatagcttcgctccgttacaaaaTTCACGCCGAAATCATTGTCCCAGGtgctttttcatattttgttaACATGGCATAAAGCTTtgacaacaactttattgactttatcttcgacatgaagatttcagtaccaaaacaaaaacaaatgaaaaaagtaaaataaaagttaagaaaaaagttaagaaagaaaatgttatcatcatgataaaagaaaaaattaattggCTATGTGCGGCTTCTATGCTATAcgtatggtaagaaagtttaattagagttcgaacaagctcattctctcttggttcgAATGCttaacaatttagaatattttcaatataagaggcaCTGAGATTTAAGATGTTTTAATCGCACATGGACATATATAAAAATAGTGCCTTGTAagacatattcgtaaaattactgCTTTATCGAGTATAGGCTCTCCAAGAAGATACCCccttatatgagaaagtgatgagtggGTACATCATAAAACTAGTTAGTTAAATGAATTTCTGGATAAGGCAAGCCGTCTTACTTTTTGTATGAGGTCCAGCATAGTTTAAATCAATGCCAACGAATAAGCCGTTGCTGTCGTggaatttttccttctttgggGTTCTGAGggatctttgtttccagttttACCTCATACGTTTCTTGTATTCTGATCAAGACATAAATTGTcattttctgaatttttaaaGGGTATAGCACAACTACCCTTCTCTAAAAAATTATTCCGAaattattctttaaaataaCTGACGTCAAAGACTCGAAAATTTACGCAGAGCTTTGCATTTTCAGTCGCTGATATCTTTTTTAAGAATAACCTTCTTTCCCCGTCAATAAATAAAGCGGCTTCCCAGAAAGTAAGGACACCTAGTCCAAGAACATGAAGACTAACGTATACATGTATAAAAAGATAAGTAAGAATATGTATAAAACTATGTTAGAAgatctaataaaaaaatatacagttatagaaattataaaagaaattattggtCTAAGAGTTACACGGGACGCAGCTCTCGCGGCCATTCGTAGAGATAAGCGTCACTAGATCATGTTTTCTAATCATATTATTAAAAGCGTCTTAAGATTGCTGTTTCCTTACTTTAGCATCTAATTCGGATCAGAGGAGTGATCCGAAATATCTTACTGAATGTTTCCCAAAACAGGTGGTATTAACTCTAGTTAGTTCTTAAATTGtagtttaaattatttttaatcatATTATCCGGACATTAGCCCCTCTTTACCTTAACCTATAATATTGTCATGTCATTGGTGAAACGCTTTTTAAATGATTTGGTTTGGTGGTACCCTGTCGTGTTGACGATAATCACGATATTAATCTAGTAATTTTtagaagaaatataaaaaattccaaTGTACAATTTTGGACATATACAATAGAACTACGGAAGCTTAACCTCGAAGTCCTCCAAGTCTACAATGTAGCTACAAATGAACTCGTCCATGTTACTGAGTTGCTTTAGTTTCTTCCTGCTGCTGTCTCCCACAAGAACAAAAGGAACAACGTCGGTTATTTCCAGAGCCACAAGGTGTCCATCACCCGACAGGTTCATAGACGATACTTTCGCATCAGGAGTAAAAGTGGTTAAAAGAGCTATCCTACTACTTTGCAGTCTCCAAAACCGTATAGAGCGATCCTTAGAGTCCAATCCCCCTGCCGTTGTCATAGCAACTGTACCATCATCGGTGGTGTAGATTCGATGGACTGCCCCCAGATGTGCATGACGGATCTTGTGTAAGAAATCTCCAATCACCAAATCAAAGAGTTCTATTGTTCCATCAAACAAGCCTAACATCAGGTTTCCTGTTTCTGAAATGATAGCTGCGGAATGGACTTGGTTCTTCGTTTCCGAGATGAAAATACGTGTTCCTGTCTTCGGATCATACACCACAGCTCGGTAGATTTTCAGACTGAGGTCATAAACAATGTCCGATAGAAAACTTCCATCTTTTGCCAATTGCATTTCTTGAA
This window encodes:
- the LOC140935016 gene encoding uncharacterized protein, which translates into the protein MALQFGNTTRLHHIDFPSAATTESGAQTCDQAGLQAEMKPTVAQKDLHKTGKVNLKVRRKKDKEMKNKTRQEKSAQSRIKTEILNNGGGCDVTQDGHPNRSTLFGTLTHHAATRYLNLTVEWDVLESFSEFATFLEVQNPICPAHLIDTPEKLLNVLSCEL